The genomic stretch GCCGGACAGTTCGAGGTGGGCCGCGGCGCGCAGGAGCAGGGCCTCGGCGTCCTCGGGATACAGTCCGGCGGTCCGCTCCAGGCGTGCTGCTTCGGCGGTGTGGTCGACGTTCTCGGCAGGCGTGTCGGGGCGCATGGGGGACACCGTACTGCCGAGCCGGGACGGAAGGGGGTAAGTGCTGGTCAGAGGGCCGTCAACGGGCGTTCACGCCGTCACTCCGTCACGCCGTCCACCTGCAGCGTTTGGATCGACTTCGCTGCGAAGGGGGCCGATATCGTCTTGCCTGACAGGTACGTGTCCGTGTGCTGTGTGTAGAGGTCCGTACCGCCCGTCGTCACCGTGTTCCAGCGGGGGACCAGGCCTTCCGAGCTGCCGGTCACCGAGGAGAAGCGGGAGAGGTCGAAGGTCAGGGTCGTCGCCGATGACGAGGTGTTGGCCGCCACTATCACCAGGCGTTTCGCCTGCCTGTCCAGCGCCGCCGCCGCGTAGCTCACTCCCGTGTCCAGGATCGTCATTCCCGGTCGGATGTGGCGGGTGAATTGAGCCAGTACGTAGTATTTCGTCTGCACAGTGCCCGGCTGCAGGCTGCTCGCGTCGTACGCGATCGTCGCCCAGCCCGTGCTCGGGTCCATCACCTGCCAGTACACCCAGGCTGTGGGGTGCAGCCAGCGGAAGTCGTAGAGGAGGTTGCCGGCCAGGGTCAGGCCCGTGGCGTCGCTGTCTCCCGTTTCCGAGTTCCAGAGTGCCTTGCCCGCCGTCGTCACCACGTCCGTGTAGAGGAGGTCGCGGCGGCCGCCCGAGCCCTGGTAGCCGTGGACGTTCACCTGGTCCACGTAGCCCTTCGTCGTCGAGGAGAATGAGTTCCAGGTCGTGCGGGCCAGGTCGTAGCTCGTTTCGTCGGATGCGGAGATCTCTGTCGCCGTCAGGCCTCGTTTGTCCAACTCGCTGCGCAGGTAGGGGAGTACGGCCGCCTGGACCGCCGCATCCATGTGGCAGCCCTCTTGGGTGCCCGTCGCCGTCCACCAGGAGGAGGACGGCTCATTGAAAGCCTCCACCGTCTTGAAGCTCACCCCCCAGTTCTGCTTCGCGTACAGGGCCACCGACGCCAGGTGGGAGGCGTGCCGGCGGTAGTTCCAGGACTGGAGGTTGTCGCCGCCGTCCGACGCGCCCGACGGGTTGTGGTTCAGGCACATCCACCACATCGGGGAGTTGGCGAACAGCTCGGTGATCGCGCCTCGTTGGGCCGCCTTCTGCAGCATCGCGCGCTGCGTCGCGTCCGCCGTCCACTTCCAGGACGAGGAGGCCGGGTCCTCGTTCGTCCAGTCCTGCCAGTAGCCCTCGATCTGCTTGAACGACGGGATGTTCGGGGAGGCGCTCATCGACTCGCCGTTGACGCTGTTCCAGCTGCACGCGCCCAGGTTGTAACGGGCTATGTTCAGGCCCAGGCCGGGGAGTGCCGTGCCGTGGTACGTCGTTGATTTCGTGGTGAAGAAGATGTCCGCGAAGTCGTCCCTCGCGCCGAAGACGTTCGCCCACCAGGCCAGTGAGGTGCCCCAGCCCTCCCAGGTGCCGTACGTGGCCGACGGGTTGATCGCAATCGTCGCGTCTGCCTGTGCCGCGCCCGTGGCCAGGGCGCTGCCCATGAGGCCGCCGCCCGCTGCGGCCAACAGTGTTCTGCGTCGGATCATGGCTTCTCCGCCTCTCCGTTGCGGCTTCGGCAGCAGGAAGCATCGGGGGTGGCGGGTGAGGTTGTCGAGGGTTGTGACACTCCTTTCTAAAACCACTTGAGGAAGAGACTGCAGGGGATCTTCTCCCCTGTGGTATGGCTAGTTGTACGCGCTGCGTCTATCTTGCGGGCGGCTCCCGTGGAGTTCGGCGCGGAGGTGGGTGCGGATGCGGGTTCGGTCCGGCGTGCGGGTCGTACGGCACGGCGACCGGCGTCGGCGTGCCCGGCACCGGCGGGTGCTGTGGAGCGGCGGTGAGGTGTTCGTCACCGTCGGGGTGCTGCTCATGCTGCTGGTCGTGCACCAGCTGTGGTGGACCAACCGGGAGGCCCGGCGCGGCGCCGAGCGGAAGGTGGAGGCGCTGGAGCGGGAGTGGGGGAACCCGGGTGCGGGCAGCGGGGGGCCGTCGGTCGTGCCCTCCGCCTCGGCCACGGCTCCTGCGGCCGACCCCGGCAGGCCCACCTCCCGTGCGCCGCAACGCTCGTACGCCCCCGTCGTCCTGCCCCGGACGTCCCAGGCGTACGCCGTCCTCACCATCCCCCGGCTGGGGCTGCGGGTCCCCGTCGCCGAGGGCGTGAGCAAGGCGGACGTCCTCAACCAGGGCTATGTCGGTCACTATCGGGGGACTCAACAGCCCGGCCAGGCAGGCAACTTCGCGCTCGCCGGGCACCGGAACACGCACGGTGAGCCGTTCCGGTACCTGCCCCGGCTGCGGCGCGGGGACGACATCGAGGTGGAGACGCGGACGGCGACGTACACCTACGACGTCGACCAGGTGCTGCCGCAGACCTCGGCGACCGACTCGGGGGTCATCCGGGCCGTCCCGCGCTCCCTCGTCCGGCCGTCCTACGGGTACGACACACCCGGCTACTACATCACCCTGACCACCTGCACCCCCGAGTTCACCTCGCGCTATCGGATGGTGGTGTGGGGGAAGCTCATCTCCATGCGGCCCAGGTGAGTCACCTGGCGGCTCGCGCCCTCAGCGTTCCCGCAACACCACCACACTCACCGCCCCCACCGCCGCCAGCCCCGCCGACACCAGCAGGGCGATGTCCGCGCCCTGGGCGAGGGTGCGGGCCGAGGTGGCGAGGGCGATGGTCAGGGCCACGCCGGCGCAGGAGCCGATGTAGCGGAAGGTCTGCTGGGCGCCGGAGCCCATCGCGGCGCGCTCGCGCGGGACCGATTCGACGGCGAGCAACGGCAGCGCCCCGTTCAGCAGGCCGCTGCCCACTCCGCCGATGATCAGGCCGGGCAGCAGCCGGATCCAGGAGCCGGAGCCGAGGGCGCCGAGCATGGTCAGGACGGCGATGGTGTGCAGGGTGAAGCCGACGGCGAGTTGCACGCGCGGGGCGATACGGGCGGCCAGGTGCTTGACCTGGAGGGCGACCGCGAAGCTCAGTCCGGACCAGAGCAGGAACATCCAGGCGGTGTCCATGGGGGACAGCCGGAGCGTCCGCTGGAGCAGGGCCGGCAGGAAGCTGAACAGGCCGATCACCGCGAGGCCGGTGAACAGACCGCCGGCCGACGAGGCCAGGAAGCGGGCGTGGCGCAGCAGGCCGAGGTCGATCATCGGCGTGCCGGTCCGGTGTTCCACGGCGGCGAAGGCCGCGATCAGGACTACGGAGGCCGCGAAGAGGAGTCCGACAGGCGCCCGTAGCCAGCCGTCGCGGCCCAGCGTCAGGGCCGCTACCAGGGCGACCAGGGCCAGGCCGAAGGTCAGTGCGCCGAGGATGTCCGGCCGGCCGCCGCGCGGGGCACGGGACTCGGCNNNNNNNNNNNNNNNNNNNNNNNNNNNNNNNNNNNNNNNNNNNNNNNNNNNNNNNNNNNNNNNNNNNNNNNNNNNNNNNNNNNNNNNNNNNNNNNNNNNNNNNNNNNNNNNNNNNNNNNNNNNNNNNNNNNNNNNNNNNNNNNNNNNNNNNNNNNNNNNNNNNNNNNNNNNNNNNNNNNNNNNNNNNNNNNNNNNNNNNNNNNNNNNNNNNNNNNNNNNNNNNNNNNNNNNNNNNNNNNNNNNNNNNNNNNNNNNNNNNNNNNNNNNNNNNNNNNNNNNNNNNNNNNNNNNNNNNNNNNNNNNNNNNNNNNNNNNNNNNNNNNNNNNNNNNNNNNNNNNNNNNNNNNNNNNNNNNNNNNNNNNNNNNNNNNNNNNNNNNNNNNNNNNNNNNNNNNNNNNNNNNNNNNNNNNNNNNNNNNNNNNNNNNNNNNNNNNNNNNNNNNNNNNNNNNNNNNNNNNNNNNNNNNNNNNNNNNNNNNNNNNNNNNNNNNNNNNNNNNNNNNNNNNNNNNNNNNNNNNNNNNNNNNNNNNNNNNNNNNNNNNNNNNNNNNNNNNNNNNNNNNNNNNNNNNNNNNNNNNNNNNNNNNNNNNNNNNNNNNNNNNNNNNNNNNNNNNNNNNNNNNNNNNNNNNNNNNNNNNNNNNNNNNNNNNNNNNNNNNNNNNNNNNNNNNNNNNNNNNNNNNNNNNNNNNNNNNNNNNNNNNNNNNNNNNNNNNNNNNNNNNNNNNNNNNNNNNNNNNNNNNNNNNNNNNNNNNNNNNNNNNNNNNNNNNNNNNNNNNNNNNNNNNNNNNNNNNNNNNNNNNNNNNNNNNNNNNNNNNNNNNNNNNNNNNNNNNNNNNNNNNNNNNNNNNNNNNNNNNNNNNNNNNNNNNNNNNNNNNNNNNNNNNNNNNNNNNNNNNNNNNNNNNNNNNNNNNNNNNNNNNNNNNNNNNNNNNNNNNNNNNNNNNNNNNNNNNNNNNNNNNNNNNNNNNNNNNNNNNNNNNNNNNNNNNNNNNNNNNNNNNNNNNNNNNNNNNNNNNNNNNNNNNACCAGCAGGCCGAGGCTGCTCGCCAGGATCGCCGCGCTCGCCGCTCCCTGGGCGACGCGGGCGAGCGTGAACTGCCAGGTCGACGTCGTGAAGGCGCCGAGTGCGGTGGTGAGGCCGAGGGCCAGGGTGCCGCCGAGGAAGATCCGGCGGCGGCCGTAGTCGTCGGCGAGGCTGCCGGCGACCAGCAGCAGGGCGGCGAGGCCGAGCGGGGTGCCGTTTAGCAGCCAGGCCTGGCCGGAGAGCGGGGTGTGCAGGGCGGCCGCGGTGTCCGGGAGCGTGACCATCGGGGCCGTGTACGTCATCAGGGCCACGGCGGTGGCCGCGCTGGTCAGGGCGAGGGTGGCCCGGGGGCGTACGGGGGCGTCCCGGGCGGTCTTCGCGCCGCGTGCGGCCGCGGTTGCGGGGGTGGTGGCGGAGTCGAGCCCGGTCATGGCGTGGTCCTGTCCTTCCGGGGCCTGCGGCGCGATGTACGACGGGTCGTCGCGCCCCTTGCGGCCATAGATAGGTTCGGTCATTGAACTGACCTGACCCGCACACCGTAACACCATCGGTTCGGTCACTGAACCAAGGTGTCGGAAAGTGGCTACAGTGGAGGGCATGGCACTGGGCAAGGACTACGTGACACAGGAGTGCTCGATCGCCCGCGCGCTTGAGATCGTCGGCGAGCGCTGGACGCTGCTCGTCGTCCGGGACGCGTTCTACGGCGTGCGGCGTTACAACGACTTCCTGGTCCACCTCGGCATCCCGCGCGCCGTCCTGGCCGCCCGGCTGCAGACCCTGACCGCCGAGGGCATCCTCGAAAAGCGCCGTTACCAGCAGTCGCCGCCGCGCGACGAGTACGTCCTCACCGAGCGCGGCATCTCCCTGTGGCCCACCCTGCGTGCCCTCAGCCGGTGGGGGCGCGAGCACTTCTCCGAGGCGCGGTGGCGGTACTTCCGGCACGTGGACTGCGGCACGGAACTCGGCCCGTACGGCGAATGTCCCGCCTGCCGGACCGTCGTAGCGCTGGAGGACGTCGTCATGGAACCGGGCCCCGGCCTCGACCGCGACCCGGCGGACCCGGTCAGCCGGGCCCTGCTGAAGCCGAAGCGGCTGCTGGAGCCGCTG from Streptomyces roseochromogenus subsp. oscitans DS 12.976 encodes the following:
- a CDS encoding MFS transporter — protein: MTGLDSATTPATAAARGAKTARDAPVRPRATLALTSAATAVALMTYTAPMVTLPDTAAALHTPLSGQAWLLNGTPLGLAALLLVAGSLADDYGRRRIFLGGTLALGLTTALGAFTTSTWQFTLARVAQGAASAAILASSLGLLV
- a CDS encoding winged helix-turn-helix transcriptional regulator codes for the protein MALGKDYVTQECSIARALEIVGERWTLLVVRDAFYGVRRYNDFLVHLGIPRAVLAARLQTLTAEGILEKRRYQQSPPRDEYVLTERGISLWPTLRALSRWGREHFSEARWRYFRHVDCGTELGPYGECPACRTVVALEDVVMEPGPGLDRDPADPVSRALLKPKRLLEPLETESAQES
- a CDS encoding MFS transporter yields the protein AESRAPRGGRPDILGALTFGLALVALVAALTLGRDGWLRAPVGLLFAASVVLIAAFAAVEHRTGTPMIDLGLLRHARFLASSAGGLFTGLAVIGLFSFLPALLQRTLRLSPMDTAWMFLLWSGLSFAVALQVKHLAARIAPRVQLAVGFTLHTIAVLTMLGALGSGSWIRLLPGLIIGGVGSGLLNGALPLLAVESVPRERAAMGSGAQQTFRYIGSCAGVALTIALATSARTLAQGADIALLVSAGLAAVGAVSVVVLRER
- a CDS encoding beta-1,6-galactanase encodes the protein MIRRRTLLAAAGGGLMGSALATGAAQADATIAINPSATYGTWEGWGTSLAWWANVFGARDDFADIFFTTKSTTYHGTALPGLGLNIARYNLGACSWNSVNGESMSASPNIPSFKQIEGYWQDWTNEDPASSSWKWTADATQRAMLQKAAQRGAITELFANSPMWWMCLNHNPSGASDGGDNLQSWNYRRHASHLASVALYAKQNWGVSFKTVEAFNEPSSSWWTATGTQEGCHMDAAVQAAVLPYLRSELDKRGLTATEISASDETSYDLARTTWNSFSSTTKGYVDQVNVHGYQGSGGRRDLLYTDVVTTAGKALWNSETGDSDATGLTLAGNLLYDFRWLHPTAWVYWQVMDPSTGWATIAYDASSLQPGTVQTKYYVLAQFTRHIRPGMTILDTGVSYAAAALDRQAKRLVIVAANTSSSATTLTFDLSRFSSVTGSSEGLVPRWNTVTTGGTDLYTQHTDTYLSGKTISAPFAAKSIQTLQVDGVTE
- a CDS encoding class E sortase codes for the protein MRVRSGVRVVRHGDRRRRARHRRVLWSGGEVFVTVGVLLMLLVVHQLWWTNREARRGAERKVEALEREWGNPGAGSGGPSVVPSASATAPAADPGRPTSRAPQRSYAPVVLPRTSQAYAVLTIPRLGLRVPVAEGVSKADVLNQGYVGHYRGTQQPGQAGNFALAGHRNTHGEPFRYLPRLRRGDDIEVETRTATYTYDVDQVLPQTSATDSGVIRAVPRSLVRPSYGYDTPGYYITLTTCTPEFTSRYRMVVWGKLISMRPR